From Microlunatus capsulatus, a single genomic window includes:
- a CDS encoding LCP family protein gives MPETPAPADPDAGTPSAPARARRRRRVWPRVLVVVAGVLVLALVGVGVYAWRVDRGLTNNITRGIDLPTDDPSSGSRPTAAPETGTLNYVLLGSDSRDPEDEGDGRSDSIMVVHLNKERDEAYIVSFPRDMYVDIPGYGRNKINAAYSLGGPALTVRTLEKLTDVRMDHVVLIGLEGFIGLTDDLGGVTVTNGTAFTSHGFDYPKGKITIKGEQALWFVRERHSLPNGDLDRAENQRNVIKAIVAKGLSADVISDPARFTAFISNLAKHVTVDNSLTDAEIRRTALSLRLKSRDIELLQAPLSGFGTSPDGQSIDVVDTAKLAELSEALEKDTMDSYVKKYPKG, from the coding sequence ATGCCCGAGACCCCAGCGCCCGCCGACCCCGACGCGGGGACCCCGAGCGCACCCGCCCGAGCCCGGCGCCGCCGTCGCGTGTGGCCGCGGGTGCTCGTCGTGGTGGCCGGCGTGCTGGTGCTGGCCCTGGTCGGCGTCGGGGTCTACGCCTGGCGCGTGGACCGCGGGCTGACCAACAACATCACCCGCGGCATCGACCTGCCGACCGACGACCCGTCCAGCGGCTCCCGGCCGACGGCGGCGCCGGAGACCGGCACCCTCAACTACGTCCTGCTCGGCTCCGACAGCCGCGACCCCGAGGACGAGGGCGACGGCCGCAGCGACAGCATCATGGTCGTCCACCTCAACAAGGAGCGCGACGAGGCCTACATCGTCTCGTTCCCCCGCGACATGTACGTCGACATCCCCGGGTACGGCCGCAACAAGATCAACGCGGCCTACTCCCTGGGCGGCCCGGCCCTCACCGTCCGGACGCTGGAGAAGCTCACCGACGTGCGGATGGACCACGTGGTGCTCATCGGGCTCGAGGGGTTCATCGGGCTCACCGACGACCTCGGCGGGGTGACGGTGACGAACGGGACGGCCTTCACCTCGCACGGCTTCGACTACCCCAAGGGCAAGATCACCATCAAGGGCGAGCAGGCGCTGTGGTTCGTCCGCGAGCGGCACTCGCTGCCGAACGGCGACCTCGACCGGGCCGAGAACCAGCGCAACGTCATCAAGGCGATCGTGGCCAAGGGGCTCAGCGCCGACGTCATCTCCGACCCGGCGCGGTTCACCGCCTTCATCTCCAACCTGGCCAAGCACGTGACGGTGGACAACAGCCTCACCGACGCCGAGATCCGCCGGACGGCGCTGTCGCTGCGCCTGAAGTCCCGCGACATCGAGCTGCTGCAGGCTCCGCTGTCGGGCTTCGGCACCAGCCCCGACGGGCAGAGCATCGACGTCGTGGACACCGCCAAGCTCGCCGAGCTGTCCGAGGCGCTGGAGAAGGACACGATGGACAGCTACGTCAAGAAGTACCCGAAGGGCTGA
- a CDS encoding ArsR/SmtB family transcription factor, producing MEDEAEADLYRALADPTRRLLLDELRERDDQSLFELCTRLAVVHQVTSSRQAVSQHLAVLEAAGLVRTRRSGRTKLHTLSTAPLRAVLERWPLPTEESP from the coding sequence ATGGAGGACGAGGCGGAGGCCGACCTGTACCGGGCGCTGGCCGACCCGACCCGACGGCTCCTGCTCGACGAGCTGCGCGAGCGCGACGACCAGTCGCTGTTCGAGCTGTGCACCCGGCTGGCGGTGGTGCACCAGGTGACCTCGTCGCGGCAGGCGGTGTCCCAGCACCTCGCGGTGCTGGAGGCCGCGGGGCTGGTGCGGACGCGGCGGAGCGGGCGGACCAAGCTGCACACGCTCTCCACCGCCCCGCTGCGCGCCGTCCTGGAGCGCTGGCCGCTGCCCACCGAGGAGTCCCCATGA
- a CDS encoding VOC family protein codes for MTTTPAPRIVLTSVHVDDQARALAFYTDVLGFRLKHDVPLGEHRWLTVVSADDPDGVELVLEPDDHPAARAYQQALAADGIPAASFAVDDVAAAVTALEARGVRVVQQPLAMGPVVTAVVDDTCGNLVQLTSPA; via the coding sequence ATGACCACCACCCCCGCCCCGCGGATCGTGCTCACCAGCGTCCACGTCGACGACCAGGCGAGGGCGCTCGCCTTCTACACCGACGTCCTCGGCTTCCGGCTCAAGCACGACGTGCCCCTCGGGGAGCACCGCTGGCTCACCGTCGTCAGCGCGGACGACCCCGACGGCGTCGAGCTGGTGCTGGAACCCGACGACCACCCGGCCGCCCGCGCCTACCAGCAGGCCCTGGCCGCCGACGGCATCCCGGCCGCCTCCTTCGCCGTCGACGACGTGGCCGCGGCCGTCACCGCGCTGGAGGCGCGCGGCGTCCGCGTGGTGCAGCAGCCGCTCGCGATGGGCCCCGTCGTCACCGCCGTCGTCGACGACACCTGCGGGAACCTGGTGCAGCTCACCTCGCCTGCCTGA
- a CDS encoding ABC transporter ATP-binding protein, producing the protein MSSLSASPESPAAAAATDPPYAVRVENLSITYRTTFERKPTLKQALVRFGRGQRAVREVQAIKDVSFDVRTGTAMGIIGSNGAGKSTLMRAMAGILPPTSGSIEVWGKASTLLALGVGFNKDLSGRENIILGGLASGLSRKDVEERADDVAEWTELGEFIDMPMRTYSSGMSARVGFSVAVHMKPDILMIDEALSTGDAKFREKANAKMAELRQSARAMFLVSHGLGSIKEMCNEAIWLNKGELMMRGEPDEVVNAYMRFVKVKRTAVTDEDI; encoded by the coding sequence GTGAGTTCGCTGTCCGCCTCACCTGAGTCACCCGCCGCGGCCGCCGCCACCGACCCGCCCTACGCCGTCCGGGTGGAGAACCTCTCCATCACCTACCGGACGACGTTCGAGCGCAAGCCCACCCTCAAGCAGGCGCTGGTCCGGTTCGGCCGCGGCCAGCGGGCCGTCCGCGAGGTGCAGGCCATCAAGGACGTCAGCTTCGACGTCCGGACCGGCACCGCGATGGGCATCATCGGGTCCAACGGCGCGGGCAAGTCCACGCTGATGCGCGCGATGGCCGGGATCCTGCCGCCCACCAGCGGGTCCATCGAGGTCTGGGGCAAGGCCAGCACCCTGCTCGCCCTCGGCGTCGGCTTCAACAAGGACCTCTCCGGCCGGGAGAACATCATCCTCGGCGGGCTGGCCTCCGGGCTCTCCCGCAAGGACGTCGAGGAGCGCGCCGACGACGTCGCCGAGTGGACCGAGCTCGGCGAGTTCATCGACATGCCGATGCGCACCTACTCCTCCGGCATGTCGGCCCGGGTCGGGTTCTCCGTCGCCGTGCACATGAAGCCCGACATCCTGATGATCGACGAGGCGCTCTCCACCGGCGACGCGAAGTTCCGCGAGAAGGCCAACGCCAAGATGGCCGAGCTGCGGCAGAGCGCCCGGGCGATGTTCCTGGTCAGCCACGGCCTCGGCTCCATCAAGGAGATGTGCAACGAGGCCATCTGGCTGAACAAGGGCGAGCTGATGATGCGCGGCGAGCCCGACGAGGTCGTCAACGCCTACATGCGCTTCGTCAAGGTCAAGCGCACGGCCGTCACGGACGAGGACATCTGA
- a CDS encoding ABC transporter permease — MTAPTRDTETEFEPVYHRYGPHRAGLPPLVPYFRELWHRRGFAAEMSRATMRSANVSTFFGQAWLVLNPLLLAGVYYLLVTIIRGQHDPSFFTHLTLGLFAFNLVSTSITSGATSVTTSGKLLINTAFPRLLIPLSAVRTAFFRFLPTIPVYLVFHVIFLRDQWSWHMLLGIYFLAMMILFGMGLAAFFSTLQIYFRDTSSFLPFFVRLWMYLSPVLWLPEAIFARDFPRWMLTLIQVNPLYSMLGGYADAIQEGLVPDLSTWVTSAAWAVGVAALGFLFFISREREFAVRLT, encoded by the coding sequence ATGACGGCGCCCACCCGGGACACCGAGACCGAGTTCGAGCCGGTCTACCACCGCTACGGCCCGCACCGCGCCGGCCTGCCCCCGCTGGTCCCGTACTTCCGCGAGCTCTGGCACCGGCGCGGCTTCGCCGCCGAGATGAGCCGCGCCACGATGCGCAGCGCCAACGTCTCGACCTTCTTCGGCCAGGCGTGGCTGGTGCTCAACCCGCTGCTGCTCGCGGGCGTCTACTACCTGCTGGTGACGATCATCCGCGGCCAGCACGACCCGTCGTTCTTCACCCACCTGACGCTCGGCCTGTTCGCGTTCAACCTGGTCTCGACGTCGATCACCTCCGGCGCCACCTCGGTCACCACGTCGGGCAAGCTGCTCATCAACACCGCGTTCCCCCGGCTGCTGATCCCGCTGTCCGCGGTGCGCACGGCGTTCTTCCGGTTCCTGCCCACCATCCCGGTGTACCTGGTGTTCCACGTCATTTTCCTGCGCGACCAGTGGAGCTGGCACATGCTGCTGGGGATCTACTTCCTGGCGATGATGATCCTGTTCGGGATGGGGCTGGCGGCGTTCTTCTCCACCCTGCAGATCTACTTCCGCGACACCTCCAGCTTCCTGCCGTTCTTCGTCCGGCTCTGGATGTACCTGTCGCCGGTGCTCTGGCTGCCCGAGGCGATCTTCGCCCGCGACTTCCCGCGCTGGATGCTGACGCTGATCCAGGTCAACCCCCTGTACTCGATGCTCGGCGGGTACGCCGACGCGATCCAGGAGGGCCTGGTGCCCGACCTGTCGACGTGGGTCACCTCCGCCGCCTGGGCGGTCGGCGTGGCCGCGCTGGGGTTCCTGTTCTTCATCTCGAGGGAGCGTGAGTTCGCTGTCCGCCTCACCTGA
- a CDS encoding metallophosphoesterase, producing MKSTKIIGAIGVSAALLVGAGVQMASAASPSCAVLDDPIHQVVNPKVGSSLLTPWEGEATKAAKHGFTTDRGVVFYGSTTQAAGLVGVHRLYNAKTQDFLFSISSGEVSNAVKSKGYVDQGISFYVSATGGTGCTVSMPRLVKGSQHRVATQNGETEAMTKAGWTLEGVKFFVGTKAGTPTTPTNPPTSPSTPTPLPPAPTEVPTTPTLPSSPAADAGPFQFAVIPDTQLEVLKADDQRMKARNQWLVNQKVAFVAQTGDLVNWDTDQHEQYERAKVGMGVLTQNKTPYTVAVGNHDTHATGVGGSARPGKTWELVRDTKTLNDYFSASDFGNVRGAFEPGKIDNVYATYQAGGKKFMVITLEFAPRKAAVAWAKSVVAAHPDHNVIISTHFYLNGNSTISTSNGGYGDASGKYVFDNLVSQYPNIKMVFSGHVGYAAKARVDTGKAGNKVYSFLTTFHEGTTNPVRMLSVDTKKGTISSTIYAPFDKKTWHAYDETISVDFV from the coding sequence ATGAAGTCGACCAAGATCATCGGAGCGATCGGCGTCAGCGCAGCCCTCCTCGTCGGCGCGGGCGTCCAGATGGCGTCGGCCGCCTCGCCCTCCTGCGCGGTGCTGGACGACCCCATCCACCAGGTCGTGAACCCCAAGGTCGGCTCGAGCCTGCTGACCCCGTGGGAGGGCGAGGCCACCAAGGCGGCCAAGCACGGCTTCACCACCGACCGCGGCGTCGTCTTCTACGGCTCCACCACCCAGGCCGCCGGCCTGGTCGGGGTGCACCGCCTCTACAACGCCAAGACCCAGGACTTCCTCTTCTCCATCAGCTCCGGCGAGGTCAGCAACGCCGTCAAGAGCAAGGGCTACGTCGACCAGGGCATCAGCTTCTACGTCTCCGCCACCGGCGGCACCGGCTGCACGGTGAGCATGCCGCGGCTGGTCAAGGGCAGCCAGCACCGCGTCGCGACCCAGAACGGCGAGACCGAGGCCATGACCAAGGCCGGCTGGACGCTCGAGGGCGTCAAGTTCTTCGTCGGCACGAAGGCCGGCACGCCGACCACGCCGACGAACCCGCCCACCAGCCCGTCGACCCCGACCCCCCTGCCGCCGGCGCCCACCGAGGTCCCCACGACGCCGACCCTCCCCTCCAGCCCCGCCGCGGACGCCGGTCCCTTCCAGTTCGCGGTGATCCCCGACACCCAGCTCGAGGTCCTCAAGGCCGACGACCAGCGGATGAAGGCGCGCAACCAGTGGCTGGTCAACCAGAAGGTCGCCTTCGTCGCGCAGACCGGTGACCTCGTCAACTGGGACACCGACCAGCACGAGCAGTACGAGCGGGCCAAGGTCGGCATGGGCGTCCTCACCCAGAACAAGACCCCCTACACCGTCGCCGTCGGCAACCACGACACCCACGCCACGGGCGTCGGCGGCAGCGCCCGCCCCGGCAAGACCTGGGAGCTGGTCCGCGACACCAAGACCCTGAACGACTACTTCTCGGCCAGCGACTTCGGCAACGTCCGCGGCGCCTTCGAGCCCGGCAAGATCGACAACGTCTACGCGACCTACCAGGCCGGGGGCAAGAAGTTCATGGTCATCACGCTGGAGTTCGCGCCCCGCAAGGCGGCCGTCGCCTGGGCCAAGTCGGTCGTCGCGGCCCACCCCGACCACAACGTCATCATCTCGACGCACTTCTACCTGAACGGCAACAGCACGATCTCCACCAGCAACGGCGGCTACGGCGACGCGTCCGGCAAGTACGTCTTCGACAACCTCGTCAGCCAGTACCCGAACATCAAGATGGTGTTCTCCGGCCACGTCGGGTACGCCGCCAAGGCCCGCGTCGACACGGGCAAGGCCGGCAACAAGGTCTACTCCTTCCTCACGACCTTCCACGAGGGCACCACGAACCCGGTCCGGATGCTCTCGGTCGACACCAAGAAGGGGACCATCTCCAGCACGATCTACGCCCCCTTCGACAAGAAGACCTGGCACGCCTACGACGAGACGATCTCGGTCGACTTCGTCTGA
- a CDS encoding ABC transporter ATP-binding protein, whose amino-acid sequence MTAAPAPTAPPTTTDPDPGDRVLARIAGLLAPYKAKMALVAVAVVSAAVLTSVAPFLTRAVFDDALFPVDGGPADLRLLGWLVAGLCVIPVLSALIGIGQNLLTATIGNSAMADLRSTLFAHLQKMELAFFTATKTGAIQSRLANDVSGVRTVLTDTATTILQNSVTVISAFIAMVLLSWKLTVLTLVLMPLFVVLQVRVGRRRQRLARRTQESLSEMTAITEESLSVSGILLAKVFNRADSEVARYREENQRQTRLQVEQAMTGRAFFALVQTFFAITPALIYLVAGFMISGRLGGGAGLTAGTLVAFTTLQARLQMPLIQLMRVTLDVQTSLALFRRIFEYLDLVPAVQERPGAQDLPASEEGGSVEFRDVWFRYPEPRELTGGRSGAPRFARPDAVAAPSDPAVEPEAERPVGDGWTLRDLSLTVRPGQLAAIVGPSGSGKTTMTYLVPRFYDVTEGAVLVDGVDVRDATMNSLAEAVGMVTQEPYLFHGTIYDNIAYARPDATEADIHRAARDANIHERIMSFDDGYETVTGERGYRLSGGEKQRLAIARVFLMNPRVLILDEATSALDTETERLVQDALERATRGRTTIAIAHRLSTIQNADVIFGLEDGVLVEQGTHAELLEQGGLYSRLYTEQFSGGAVEARFADGVLFSDGRTVCDGRGRQRADVSL is encoded by the coding sequence GTGACCGCGGCGCCGGCACCCACCGCACCCCCCACGACGACCGACCCGGACCCCGGCGACCGGGTGCTGGCCCGGATCGCCGGCCTGCTCGCCCCCTACAAGGCCAAGATGGCGCTGGTCGCCGTGGCCGTGGTCAGCGCCGCGGTGCTCACCTCGGTGGCACCCTTCCTCACCCGGGCCGTGTTCGACGACGCGCTGTTCCCCGTCGACGGCGGTCCGGCCGACCTCCGGCTGCTCGGCTGGCTGGTGGCCGGTCTCTGCGTCATCCCGGTGCTGAGCGCGCTGATCGGCATCGGGCAGAACCTGCTGACCGCCACCATCGGCAACTCGGCGATGGCCGACCTGCGCAGCACGCTGTTCGCGCACCTGCAGAAGATGGAGCTGGCGTTCTTCACCGCCACCAAGACCGGGGCCATCCAGTCGCGGCTGGCCAACGACGTCAGCGGCGTGCGCACGGTGCTCACCGACACGGCGACGACGATCCTGCAGAACTCGGTGACCGTCATCTCCGCGTTCATCGCCATGGTGCTGCTGTCGTGGAAGCTGACGGTGCTCACCCTCGTGCTGATGCCGCTGTTCGTCGTGCTGCAGGTCCGGGTGGGCCGGCGCCGCCAGCGGCTGGCCCGGCGCACCCAGGAGTCGCTCTCGGAGATGACGGCGATCACCGAGGAGTCGCTCTCGGTGTCCGGCATCCTGCTGGCCAAGGTCTTCAACCGGGCCGACTCCGAGGTCGCGCGCTACCGCGAGGAGAACCAGCGCCAGACGCGGCTGCAGGTCGAGCAGGCGATGACCGGCCGGGCGTTCTTCGCCCTGGTGCAGACCTTCTTCGCCATCACCCCGGCGCTGATCTACCTCGTCGCCGGGTTCATGATCAGCGGCCGGCTGGGCGGGGGCGCCGGGCTCACCGCCGGCACCCTGGTGGCCTTCACCACGCTGCAGGCGCGGCTCCAGATGCCCCTCATCCAGCTGATGCGGGTCACCCTCGACGTGCAGACCTCGCTGGCCCTGTTCCGCCGCATCTTCGAGTACCTCGACCTCGTGCCGGCCGTCCAGGAGCGGCCGGGCGCGCAGGACCTGCCGGCCAGCGAGGAGGGCGGCTCCGTCGAGTTCCGCGACGTCTGGTTCCGCTACCCGGAGCCGCGCGAGCTGACCGGCGGACGCTCCGGAGCCCCGCGGTTCGCCCGGCCCGACGCCGTCGCCGCCCCCTCCGATCCCGCCGTCGAGCCCGAGGCCGAGCGGCCGGTGGGCGACGGCTGGACGCTGCGCGACCTCAGCCTGACGGTCCGGCCGGGGCAGCTCGCCGCGATCGTCGGCCCGTCCGGCTCGGGCAAGACGACGATGACCTACCTGGTGCCGCGCTTCTACGACGTCACCGAGGGCGCGGTCCTGGTGGACGGCGTCGACGTCCGCGACGCGACGATGAACTCCCTCGCCGAGGCGGTCGGCATGGTCACCCAGGAGCCGTACCTCTTCCACGGCACCATCTACGACAACATCGCCTACGCCCGGCCGGACGCGACCGAGGCCGACATCCACCGGGCGGCCCGCGACGCCAACATCCACGAGCGGATCATGAGCTTCGACGACGGCTACGAGACCGTCACCGGCGAGCGCGGCTACCGGCTCTCGGGCGGGGAGAAGCAGCGGCTCGCCATCGCCCGCGTGTTCCTGATGAACCCCCGCGTCCTCATCCTCGACGAGGCCACCTCGGCGCTGGACACCGAGACCGAGCGGCTGGTGCAGGACGCCCTCGAGCGGGCCACCCGCGGCCGGACGACGATCGCCATCGCCCACCGGCTCTCGACCATCCAGAACGCCGACGTGATCTTCGGCCTCGAGGACGGCGTGCTGGTCGAGCAGGGCACCCACGCCGAGCTGTTGGAGCAGGGCGGGCTGTACTCCCGGCTCTACACCGAGCAGTTCAGCGGCGGGGCGGTCGAGGCCCGCTTCGCCGACGGCGTGCTGTTCAGCGACGGCCGCACCGTCTGCGACGGCCGGGGCCGGCAGCGGGCGGACGTCAGCTTGTGA
- a CDS encoding NADH:flavin oxidoreductase/NADH oxidase: MAELFTPLTLRDLTIPNRVWLAPMCQYSVLAEDGVPTDWHLVHLGSRAQGGFGLILTEATAVVPEGRISPQDTGLWDDVQRDAWKPVVDFVHGQGSAIGVQLAHAGRKASTYRGFPGEPTGSVAEDEGGWTSVGPTADAFPGYTAPRALATEELAGVVRAFAESARRADEAGFDVVEVHAAHGYLLHQFLSPLSNTRTDGYGGSFAGRTRLLLEVVDAVRDVWPAGKPVFVRISATDWTEGGWSGDDSVRLSAVLKDRGVDLVDVSTGGNVMADIPVGPGYQLPFSEAVRHQAGIPTGAVGLITSPQQAEEVLASGQADAVLLARAALREPSWPLRAAAELGLTWRDAPYPPAYSRGKWDDVLAPV, encoded by the coding sequence ATGGCCGAGCTCTTCACCCCCCTGACCCTGCGTGACCTCACGATCCCCAACCGCGTCTGGCTGGCGCCGATGTGCCAGTACTCCGTGCTGGCCGAGGACGGCGTGCCGACCGACTGGCACCTCGTGCACCTCGGCTCCCGGGCCCAGGGCGGCTTCGGGCTGATCCTCACCGAGGCCACCGCCGTCGTGCCCGAGGGCCGGATCAGCCCGCAGGACACCGGCCTGTGGGACGACGTCCAGCGCGACGCCTGGAAGCCCGTCGTCGACTTCGTCCACGGGCAGGGCTCCGCCATCGGCGTGCAGCTGGCCCACGCCGGCCGCAAGGCCTCCACCTACCGCGGCTTCCCGGGCGAGCCGACGGGCAGCGTCGCCGAGGACGAGGGCGGCTGGACCAGCGTCGGCCCGACGGCCGACGCCTTCCCCGGCTACACCGCCCCGCGCGCCCTCGCGACCGAGGAGCTGGCCGGCGTCGTCCGCGCCTTCGCCGAGTCCGCCCGCCGCGCCGACGAGGCCGGCTTCGACGTCGTCGAGGTGCACGCCGCGCACGGCTACCTGCTGCACCAGTTCCTCTCCCCGCTCTCCAACACCCGCACCGACGGCTACGGCGGCAGCTTCGCCGGCCGCACCCGCCTGCTGCTCGAGGTCGTCGACGCCGTCCGCGACGTGTGGCCGGCCGGCAAGCCGGTCTTCGTGCGCATCTCGGCCACCGACTGGACCGAGGGCGGCTGGAGCGGGGACGACTCGGTCCGGCTCTCGGCGGTCCTCAAGGACCGCGGCGTCGACCTCGTCGACGTCTCGACCGGCGGCAACGTGATGGCCGACATCCCCGTCGGCCCCGGCTACCAGCTGCCGTTCTCCGAGGCCGTCCGGCACCAGGCGGGCATCCCCACCGGCGCCGTCGGCCTCATCACCAGCCCGCAGCAGGCCGAGGAGGTGCTGGCCTCGGGCCAGGCCGACGCCGTCCTGCTGGCCCGCGCCGCGCTCCGCGAGCCGTCCTGGCCGCTCCGCGCCGCCGCCGAGCTGGGCCTCACCTGGCGCGACGCCCCCTACCCGCCCGCCTACAGCCGCGGCAAGTGGGACGACGTGCTGGCTCCCGTCTGA
- a CDS encoding response regulator transcription factor, protein MSDGGTRDARALAAPGLDEVRDETTVLVVDDHQCFSDLLTAALSAVAGFRCLGTAASAAEGVATAARLRPDVVVMDIQMPGTDGLAATRRLRQASPGTAVAVVTAHTDGEWVARAAQAGASAFIPKGGSLAEMVDLLRRARPGRMEVAPSLRRTAPAPTSAAGPDALTARELEVLGYIGQGLQAKSVAKVMGISVHTCRGYIKTVYAKLHVSSRIEAVNRARQLQLLDS, encoded by the coding sequence ATGTCGGACGGTGGCACGAGGGACGCGCGGGCGCTGGCAGCGCCCGGGCTGGACGAGGTCCGGGACGAGACGACCGTGCTGGTGGTCGACGACCACCAGTGCTTCAGCGACCTGCTGACGGCCGCGCTGTCCGCGGTGGCGGGGTTCCGCTGCCTGGGCACGGCGGCGTCGGCGGCCGAGGGGGTGGCGACCGCGGCACGGCTGAGACCTGACGTCGTCGTCATGGACATCCAGATGCCGGGCACCGACGGGCTGGCCGCGACCCGGCGGCTCCGCCAGGCGAGCCCCGGCACGGCGGTCGCGGTGGTCACCGCGCACACCGACGGCGAGTGGGTGGCGCGGGCGGCGCAGGCGGGCGCGTCGGCGTTCATCCCCAAGGGCGGTTCGCTGGCCGAGATGGTCGACCTGCTCCGACGGGCGCGGCCGGGCCGGATGGAGGTGGCGCCATCGCTGCGCCGGACGGCCCCGGCCCCGACGAGCGCCGCGGGACCGGACGCGCTCACCGCGCGCGAGCTCGAGGTGCTGGGCTACATCGGCCAGGGGCTGCAGGCCAAGAGCGTGGCCAAGGTGATGGGCATCAGCGTCCACACCTGCCGCGGCTACATCAAGACGGTCTACGCGAAGCTGCACGTGAGCAGCCGGATCGAGGCCGTCAACCGCGCCCGGCAGCTGCAGCTCCTCGACTCATGA
- a CDS encoding sensor histidine kinase, producing the protein MNRRAAGVRVIRLGARRELTLLVGLGLAVMLAIGLGAAFASRRVAQGQALDDSERMTVRLATLVITPALPGYLDGDPVQVDELRRAIANRMSDGYLTEVTVWSAAGEVLFSNRAEDVGHVADPVPPEVADAVAGRTTSAFEDDPPEADAAGAAPAGQAGTGPSRYVEVYAPLRVAGHPPMAFEAYYDYQRVEDVADRLLRQTLPLVLGPLLVLQAIQIPVAVSLARRLRRHENERARLLERALSGSDAERVRFAADLHDGPIQDLAGIGYALGAVAPSVDPKHAPLMARVQEAVQRSVQDLRTLMTDLYPPDLRDGNLVQALGVLAEEVRAEGLAVELQLADLPGLGEDQGAALYRVVRESLANVVKHAHATAVTVSLAPVTPGAADPRGGRVRLVVADDGVGADPTRLDRRAEGHLGLRLLADRVEDLGGRLVVVTGPGRGTSVEVELPLTT; encoded by the coding sequence ATGAACCGGCGGGCGGCGGGCGTCCGGGTGATCCGCCTCGGCGCCCGCCGGGAGCTCACCCTGCTGGTGGGGCTGGGGCTGGCCGTGATGCTGGCCATCGGCCTCGGCGCCGCCTTCGCGAGCCGGCGCGTGGCCCAGGGCCAGGCCCTGGACGACTCCGAGCGGATGACGGTCCGGCTGGCCACGCTGGTCATCACGCCCGCGCTGCCGGGATACCTCGACGGCGACCCCGTCCAGGTGGACGAGCTGCGACGCGCGATCGCCAACCGGATGTCCGACGGCTACCTGACCGAGGTCACGGTGTGGAGCGCCGCGGGCGAGGTGCTGTTCAGCAACCGGGCCGAGGACGTCGGCCACGTGGCGGACCCGGTGCCGCCCGAGGTCGCCGACGCGGTGGCGGGCCGCACCACCTCCGCCTTCGAGGACGACCCTCCCGAGGCGGACGCGGCTGGAGCGGCTCCCGCCGGGCAGGCCGGGACCGGTCCCAGCCGTTACGTCGAGGTCTACGCCCCGCTGCGCGTCGCGGGGCACCCGCCGATGGCGTTCGAGGCCTACTACGACTACCAGCGGGTCGAGGACGTCGCCGACCGCCTGCTGCGCCAGACCCTCCCCCTGGTGCTGGGTCCGCTGCTGGTGCTCCAGGCGATCCAGATCCCGGTCGCCGTCTCGCTGGCCCGGCGGCTGCGGCGGCACGAGAACGAGCGTGCGCGGCTGCTCGAGCGCGCCCTGTCCGGCTCCGACGCCGAACGGGTCCGCTTCGCGGCCGACCTGCACGACGGCCCCATCCAGGACCTCGCGGGCATCGGCTACGCCCTCGGGGCGGTCGCGCCGTCGGTGGACCCGAAGCACGCGCCGCTGATGGCCCGGGTGCAGGAGGCCGTCCAGCGCTCGGTGCAGGACCTGCGCACCCTGATGACCGACCTCTACCCGCCGGACCTGCGCGACGGCAACCTCGTCCAGGCGCTGGGCGTGCTCGCGGAGGAGGTGCGCGCGGAAGGTCTGGCGGTCGAGCTGCAGCTGGCCGACCTGCCGGGTCTGGGCGAGGACCAGGGAGCCGCGCTGTACCGGGTGGTGCGGGAGAGCCTCGCCAACGTGGTGAAGCACGCCCACGCCACCGCGGTGACGGTCTCGCTCGCCCCCGTCACCCCGGGCGCCGCCGACCCCCGGGGTGGGCGGGTCCGCCTCGTCGTCGCCGACGACGGGGTGGGCGCGGACCCGACCCGGCTGGACCGGCGCGCCGAGGGCCACCTGGGCCTGCGGCTGCTGGCCGACCGGGTGGAGGACCTCGGCGGCCGGCTGGTCGTCGTCACCGGGCCGGGGCGGGGGACCTCTGTCGAGGTCGAGCTGCCGCTCACCACCTGA